A single genomic interval of Nocardioides nitrophenolicus harbors:
- a CDS encoding MarR family winged helix-turn-helix transcriptional regulator, with product MTATLTRGDALKDLEAEVGVLIRRVRRVIGERARAVHPDLLPASYLMLSYVLENGPLRASAMCAVFDIDKGAISRQVQHLIDLGLVDRAPDPEDGRATLLSVSEEGARRMEAVAAERREQLAERLGDWNVAELQEFAVSLRRYNDALGIPSDR from the coding sequence ATGACCGCCACGCTCACCCGTGGCGACGCGCTCAAGGACCTCGAGGCCGAGGTCGGCGTGCTCATCCGGCGGGTACGCCGGGTGATCGGCGAGCGGGCCCGGGCGGTGCACCCGGACCTGCTGCCGGCGTCGTACCTGATGCTCAGCTATGTGCTGGAGAACGGGCCGCTGCGGGCCTCGGCGATGTGCGCGGTGTTCGACATCGACAAGGGCGCGATCAGCCGCCAGGTGCAGCACCTGATCGACCTCGGCCTGGTCGACCGGGCGCCCGACCCGGAGGACGGCCGGGCGACCCTGCTCAGCGTGAGCGAGGAGGGCGCGCGCCGAATGGAGGCGGTCGCCGCCGAGCGGCGCGAGCAGCTCGCCGAGCGGCTCGGCGACTGGAATGTCGCCGAGCTCCAGGAGTTCGCGGTCTCCCTGCGGCGCTACAACGACGCGCTCGGGATCCCGTCGGACCGCTGA
- a CDS encoding MDR family MFS transporter translates to MTNAPSATAEPGQMSHREIMEALTGLLLAMFVAMLSSTVVSNALPAIVTDLHGSQTGYTWVVVATLLTMTATTPIWGKLADLFSKKLLVQVALVIFSAGSVVAAVAPSMGVLIGARAFQGLGVGGLTALVQVVIASMVSPRERGRYSGYIGAVFATATVSGPLLGGLIVDSPMGWRGCFIVGIPIAAIAFVVLQKTLHLPTIKRDVKIDYLGATLIMAGISLILVWVSLAGTNFDWISATSAALVVGSLVLIGGALWVEAKVATEPVIPLRLFRDRTTALATAASVMIGVAMFGATVYLSQYFQLARGMSPTEAGLMSVCMVGGLLVSSIISGRIITQTGLWKRWLVGGMLFVIAGIGLLGTIDATTPLVVVGGYMALVGIGLGATMQNLVLSVQNNVAVEDLGAASSVVAMFRSIGGSAGVAALGAVLAHQVTGGVKSGIEALVRAGKISQEQLAAMQHSTGDIPKLADLPAPIRSLYEASFGEAVGHLFLVAVPFAIAAFLCILFIKEVPLRTSTGPSVAETEVEAALVASGEPADYPAYDVEGAAVREGERR, encoded by the coding sequence CGGGCCAGATGAGCCACCGCGAGATCATGGAGGCCCTGACCGGGCTCCTGCTCGCGATGTTCGTGGCGATGCTCTCCAGCACCGTGGTGAGCAACGCGCTCCCCGCGATCGTGACCGACCTCCACGGCAGCCAGACCGGCTACACGTGGGTCGTGGTCGCGACCCTGCTGACCATGACGGCGACCACCCCGATCTGGGGCAAGCTCGCCGACCTGTTCAGCAAGAAGCTCCTCGTCCAGGTCGCCCTGGTGATCTTCTCGGCCGGCTCGGTCGTCGCCGCGGTGGCGCCCAGCATGGGCGTGCTGATCGGCGCCCGCGCGTTCCAGGGCCTGGGCGTCGGCGGCCTGACCGCCCTGGTCCAGGTCGTCATCGCCTCGATGGTCTCCCCGCGTGAGCGTGGCCGCTACAGCGGCTACATCGGCGCGGTCTTCGCGACCGCGACGGTCAGCGGCCCGCTGCTCGGTGGACTGATCGTCGACAGCCCGATGGGCTGGCGCGGCTGCTTCATCGTCGGCATCCCGATCGCCGCGATCGCCTTCGTCGTGCTGCAGAAGACCCTGCACCTGCCGACCATCAAGCGCGACGTCAAGATCGACTACCTCGGCGCCACCCTGATCATGGCGGGCATCAGCCTGATCCTGGTCTGGGTCAGCCTCGCCGGCACGAACTTCGACTGGATCTCCGCTACGTCGGCCGCGCTGGTCGTCGGCAGCCTGGTCCTGATCGGCGGCGCGCTGTGGGTCGAGGCGAAGGTCGCCACCGAGCCGGTGATCCCGCTGCGGCTGTTCCGCGACCGCACCACCGCGCTGGCCACCGCCGCCTCGGTGATGATCGGCGTCGCGATGTTCGGCGCGACCGTCTACCTCAGCCAGTACTTCCAGCTCGCCCGCGGCATGAGCCCCACCGAGGCCGGCCTGATGTCGGTCTGCATGGTCGGCGGCCTGCTCGTCTCGAGCATCATCAGCGGCCGGATCATCACCCAGACCGGGCTGTGGAAGCGGTGGCTGGTCGGCGGCATGCTGTTCGTCATCGCCGGCATCGGCCTGCTCGGCACCATCGACGCCACCACGCCCCTGGTGGTCGTGGGCGGCTACATGGCGCTGGTCGGCATCGGCCTCGGCGCGACCATGCAGAACCTGGTCCTCTCGGTGCAGAACAACGTCGCCGTCGAGGACCTCGGCGCGGCCAGCTCGGTCGTCGCGATGTTCCGCTCGATCGGTGGCTCCGCCGGTGTCGCGGCCCTCGGCGCGGTGCTGGCCCACCAGGTCACCGGTGGCGTCAAGAGCGGCATCGAGGCCCTCGTCCGGGCCGGCAAGATCAGCCAGGAGCAGCTCGCCGCGATGCAGCACTCCACCGGCGACATCCCCAAGCTGGCCGACCTGCCCGCCCCGATCCGCTCGCTCTACGAGGCCTCGTTCGGTGAGGCCGTCGGCCACCTGTTCCTGGTCGCCGTCCCGTTCGCGATCGCCGCCTTCCTCTGCATCCTGTTCATCAAGGAGGTCCCGCTGCGCACGTCCACCGGCCCCAGCGTCGCCGAGACCGAGGTCGAGGCCGCCCTGGTGGCGTCCGGCGAGCCGGCCGACTACCCGGCGTACGACGTCGAGGGTGCCGCGGTCCGGGAGGGCGAGCGGCGATGA